In a single window of the Nocardioides massiliensis genome:
- a CDS encoding ABC transporter ATP-binding protein codes for MALLSIKDLRVHIDTPNGTAHALNGVNIEVAEHEIVGLIGETGAGKSLTAWSVLGLLGTRARVVDGTAEFEGADLVTMPERKRRRLRGKDLAVIVQNPRGALDPLRSVGRQIAMTNRRHRGTSRSQAKDNAIRALRDVGISDPARRAKAFAHQLSGGMAQRVLIALAMINEPKLIIADEPTTGLDLTVQAQILDLLRARVDASGSAVLLITHDLGVVANYCDRVAVMFAGRIVEEGTVTDIFGNPRHPYTRALVAASRETLDEEAVEATDRSEPPNLLDLPSGCHYRLRCRFAAEQCAEPVPLVDVGGGHRALCHFPEQLRREEDIDLARAETVGKVGS; via the coding sequence GTGGCCCTGCTCTCGATCAAGGACCTGCGGGTCCACATCGACACCCCCAACGGCACCGCCCACGCCCTCAACGGCGTCAACATCGAGGTGGCCGAGCACGAGATCGTCGGGCTTATCGGTGAGACCGGTGCCGGCAAGTCGCTGACCGCGTGGTCGGTGCTCGGTCTGCTCGGCACCCGTGCGCGGGTGGTCGACGGGACGGCGGAGTTCGAAGGCGCCGACCTCGTGACGATGCCCGAGCGCAAGCGGCGACGGCTGCGCGGCAAGGACCTGGCCGTCATCGTCCAGAACCCGCGCGGGGCTCTCGACCCGCTGCGGTCCGTCGGCCGCCAGATCGCGATGACCAACCGTCGTCACCGAGGCACGAGCCGCTCACAGGCCAAGGACAACGCGATCCGCGCGCTGCGCGACGTTGGCATCTCCGACCCGGCGCGCCGCGCGAAGGCCTTCGCCCACCAGCTCAGCGGCGGCATGGCGCAGCGCGTCCTGATCGCGTTGGCGATGATCAACGAGCCGAAGCTCATCATCGCCGACGAGCCGACCACCGGGCTCGACCTGACGGTGCAGGCGCAGATCCTCGACCTGCTGCGCGCGCGTGTTGATGCGAGCGGCTCGGCGGTCCTGCTGATCACCCACGACCTCGGCGTCGTCGCGAACTACTGCGACCGGGTGGCGGTGATGTTCGCGGGCCGGATCGTGGAGGAGGGGACGGTCACCGACATCTTCGGCAACCCACGTCACCCCTACACGCGAGCGCTGGTCGCCGCGAGCCGCGAGACGCTCGACGAGGAAGCCGTCGAGGCGACGGACCGGTCCGAGCCCCCGAACCTGCTCGACCTCCCCTCCGGCTGTCACTACCGCTTGCGCTGCCGGTTCGCCGCGGAGCAGTGCGCCGAGCCGGTGCCCCTCGTGGACGTCGGCGGAGGGCACCGCGCGCTGTGCCACTTCCCGGAGCAGCTGCGGCGAGAAGAGGACATCGACCTGGCTCGCGCCGAGACCGTCGGAAAGGTGGGGTCATGA
- a CDS encoding ABC transporter ATP-binding protein: MTAHIEARGVVKNFSVRGSRALVRAVNGVDIVIPRGKTLGLVGESGSGKSTVGRCLLRLLEPTEGTIRHGEHDVLAMKPETLRRHRARAAMVFQDPYESLNPRMRIRSVVEEPLMLHTDLDGAARRRRAAELMRMVRLEEFHLDRFPHELSGGQLQRIGIARALATDPEFLVLDEPTSSLDLSVRAGVLRLLKRLQRELDITFLFISHDLATVAAMSDEVAVMYLGTVIERGPAAEVLGNPQQPYSQALLSAALPIDPGQRRTRHVLQGETPSPVDLPDGCPLAPRCPLVREDCLGAVPPLYEVSPGHGAACVRVPEGTNILPAAAPLPTVTAS; this comes from the coding sequence ATGACCGCGCACATCGAGGCCCGCGGCGTCGTGAAGAACTTCTCCGTGCGGGGGTCCCGCGCGCTGGTCCGCGCCGTCAACGGCGTCGACATCGTCATCCCGCGCGGCAAGACGCTCGGGCTGGTCGGGGAGAGCGGCTCGGGCAAGAGCACCGTCGGACGGTGCCTGCTGCGACTCCTCGAGCCGACCGAGGGCACGATCCGTCACGGCGAGCACGACGTCCTCGCAATGAAGCCCGAGACCCTGCGACGCCACCGCGCCCGCGCGGCGATGGTCTTCCAGGACCCGTACGAGTCGCTGAACCCCCGGATGCGGATCCGGTCGGTCGTGGAGGAGCCCCTCATGCTCCACACGGACCTCGACGGCGCTGCCCGCCGGCGGCGGGCAGCGGAGCTCATGCGCATGGTCCGGCTCGAGGAGTTCCACCTCGACCGGTTCCCCCACGAGCTCAGCGGTGGTCAGCTGCAGCGCATCGGCATTGCCCGGGCGCTGGCCACTGACCCCGAGTTCCTCGTCCTCGACGAGCCGACGTCGTCGTTGGACCTCAGCGTGCGCGCGGGTGTGCTGCGGTTGCTCAAGCGACTCCAGCGCGAGCTCGACATCACCTTCTTGTTCATCTCCCACGACCTGGCGACGGTCGCGGCGATGTCGGACGAGGTCGCGGTGATGTATCTCGGCACCGTGATCGAGCGCGGGCCTGCTGCCGAGGTGCTCGGCAACCCCCAGCAGCCGTACTCGCAGGCACTGCTGTCGGCGGCGCTGCCGATCGACCCCGGCCAGCGGCGTACGCGGCACGTGCTGCAGGGCGAGACGCCCAGCCCGGTGGACCTCCCCGACGGTTGCCCGCTCGCCCCACGTTGTCCTCTGGTGCGCGAGGACTGCCTCGGCGCCGTCCCCCCGCTCTACGAGGTGTCTCCCGGGCACGGCGCAGCCTGCGTCCGCGTCCCCGAAGGCACCAACATCCTGCCGGCCGCTGCGCCGCTGCCCACCGTTACCGCGAGTTGA
- a CDS encoding oxidoreductase: MAHPYAHLFEPIKIGPKLAKNRIWMTAHSTQLVKDHNFTDRHVEYYAERAKGGVGVITMEAMATHPTTQPYAGKIHAFDPAVIPNYKKLSAAVHEHGALLLAQPWHRGRETNGVVNRLPVWAPSAIPDTVYREMPHAMDQENINEILEGYTLAARYAAEGGLDGVEVHGLAHGYLLGQFLSPATNHRTDQYGGSDENRLRIVLDIIERTRREVGPDLIVGVRINGDDGEVEDGLRTEHWAKIARAIADTGMIDYISVSQGTYQNRMLIYPTTPREQGYQIEATRQIKQMVPELPVVVAGRMTSPEKAEFAIASGAGDMVGMARTLIADPEWPNKAREQRETDIRPCVGANHCMASIVSAPLACIHNPAVGREAELGTDTLQITDRPKSVAVVGGGPGGMRAALTLAQRGHEVTLFEKGSELGGQVNWIARSEAYSEWGSIAGWLISQLGGTNVKIELGVEATVESLQAGGYDSVVVATGSTPLRTGWSVNHPVRWANPDGVPGVDQFNVVTAQEALLNHSELGPNVMVFDDIGGRQAVVVAEHLQANRHQVELVTTLSSVAPELSATRDVGWVHKRLRTAGVVFTTNREVAAIDEDRVSLRDVHTDEIEEREPVDSVVLVTGSKAEDALYYGLKQAGVEVRAVGDCVSPRRVFNAIWEAELAAREI, encoded by the coding sequence ATGGCTCACCCGTACGCCCATCTGTTCGAACCGATCAAGATCGGGCCGAAGCTCGCCAAGAACCGCATCTGGATGACCGCCCACAGCACCCAGCTGGTGAAGGACCATAACTTCACCGACCGCCACGTCGAGTACTACGCGGAGCGTGCCAAGGGAGGCGTCGGCGTCATCACGATGGAGGCGATGGCGACCCACCCGACGACGCAGCCGTACGCCGGGAAGATCCACGCCTTCGACCCCGCTGTCATCCCGAACTACAAGAAGCTCAGTGCGGCGGTGCACGAGCACGGGGCGCTGTTGCTCGCACAGCCGTGGCACCGCGGACGTGAGACCAACGGCGTCGTCAACCGGTTGCCCGTCTGGGCCCCGTCGGCGATCCCGGACACCGTCTACCGCGAGATGCCGCACGCGATGGACCAGGAGAACATCAACGAGATCCTCGAGGGCTACACGCTGGCCGCGCGGTACGCCGCCGAGGGCGGTCTCGACGGGGTCGAGGTCCACGGTCTCGCCCACGGCTACCTCCTGGGGCAGTTCCTTTCGCCCGCCACGAACCACCGCACCGACCAGTACGGCGGCTCCGACGAGAATCGGCTGCGGATCGTGCTCGACATCATCGAGCGCACCCGCCGCGAGGTCGGACCTGATCTGATCGTGGGCGTCCGGATCAACGGCGACGACGGCGAGGTCGAGGACGGCCTCCGCACCGAGCACTGGGCGAAGATCGCCCGTGCCATCGCCGACACCGGCATGATCGACTACATCTCGGTGTCGCAAGGGACCTACCAGAACCGCATGCTGATCTACCCGACGACGCCTCGGGAGCAGGGTTACCAGATCGAGGCCACCCGGCAGATCAAGCAGATGGTGCCCGAGCTGCCCGTCGTGGTCGCCGGTCGCATGACCTCGCCCGAGAAGGCCGAGTTCGCGATCGCCAGCGGCGCCGGCGACATGGTCGGCATGGCGCGCACGCTGATCGCGGACCCGGAGTGGCCCAACAAGGCGCGCGAGCAGCGGGAGACCGACATCCGTCCGTGCGTCGGGGCCAACCACTGCATGGCATCCATCGTCAGCGCACCTCTGGCGTGCATCCATAATCCCGCGGTGGGGCGTGAGGCCGAGCTCGGCACTGACACGCTGCAGATCACGGACCGGCCGAAGTCGGTCGCCGTCGTCGGCGGTGGCCCCGGCGGCATGCGCGCGGCGCTGACCCTGGCCCAGCGCGGTCACGAGGTGACGCTCTTCGAGAAGGGTTCCGAGCTCGGCGGCCAGGTCAACTGGATCGCGCGCTCCGAGGCCTACAGCGAGTGGGGCAGCATCGCCGGTTGGCTCATCAGCCAGCTCGGCGGCACTAACGTCAAGATCGAACTGGGCGTCGAGGCCACCGTCGAGTCGCTCCAGGCCGGTGGCTACGACTCGGTCGTGGTGGCGACGGGCTCCACCCCGCTGCGCACCGGGTGGAGCGTCAACCACCCCGTCCGTTGGGCGAACCCGGACGGCGTGCCCGGGGTGGACCAGTTCAACGTGGTCACCGCACAGGAGGCGCTGCTCAACCACAGCGAGCTCGGCCCCAACGTCATGGTCTTCGACGACATCGGCGGCCGGCAGGCGGTTGTCGTCGCCGAGCACCTGCAGGCGAACCGGCACCAGGTCGAGCTGGTCACCACGCTCAGCTCGGTGGCCCCGGAGCTCTCCGCCACCCGCGACGTCGGTTGGGTGCACAAGCGACTGCGTACGGCCGGGGTTGTCTTCACGACCAACCGTGAGGTCGCCGCGATCGACGAGGACCGCGTGAGCCTGCGCGACGTCCACACCGACGAGATCGAGGAGCGGGAGCCCGTCGACTCCGTCGTCCTTGTCACCGGGAGCAAGGCCGAGGACGCCCTGTACTACGGCCTCAAGCAGGCCGGCGTCGAGGTGCGCGCAGTCGGTGACTGTGTGTCGCCGCGCCGCGTGTTCAACGCCATCTGGGAAGCCGAGCTGGCTGCCCGCGAGATCTGA
- a CDS encoding carboxymuconolactone decarboxylase family protein codes for MSKVTYEWQYDEAGEEALAEVRARRGFTLPVHEVMASVDPDILRAYNALAGNLIFGPEPRHLDLKTRFLVLVGITTAVKGDREGVEWATRNAMKYGASEKEVLEAILLAGLPGGMPTVEAATIAFAEMLQGKGWVEQGAPEDTDGADA; via the coding sequence ATGTCGAAGGTGACCTACGAGTGGCAGTACGACGAGGCCGGGGAAGAGGCGCTGGCGGAGGTGCGGGCGCGCCGCGGGTTCACCCTGCCCGTGCACGAAGTGATGGCGTCGGTCGACCCCGACATCCTGCGCGCCTACAACGCCCTGGCCGGCAACCTGATCTTCGGGCCCGAGCCGCGGCACCTGGACCTCAAGACCCGCTTCCTCGTACTAGTCGGCATCACCACCGCGGTCAAGGGCGACCGTGAGGGCGTCGAGTGGGCGACGCGCAACGCGATGAAGTACGGCGCCAGCGAGAAGGAGGTCCTCGAGGCCATCCTCCTCGCCGGGCTCCCCGGCGGCATGCCGACGGTGGAGGCGGCGACGATCGCCTTCGCCGAGATGCTGCAGGGCAAGGGCTGGGTCGAGCAGGGTGCTCCCGAGGACACCGACGGGGCTGACGCCTGA
- a CDS encoding DUF2848 family protein — MPFTLQAEVLSTDGTRTPRELAVERMYNMGSATRDADVAVHHQKEVADAGVKIAFDIPAPRIYPITPQALTTATSVEVHGSRTSGEVEIVLIVSDGEVLVGVGSDHTDRDLERVSIVYSKQTCPNILAPTLWRLSEIADHWDECVLESWVDGKLYQQTPTGTFLSPEDLLRILDERANPPKSDYVLFAGTIVALDGKLDYGQEWSFRLHDPVLDREIRHTYRLEFLMDEMADGFRVPLTVEAG, encoded by the coding sequence ATGCCGTTCACGCTCCAAGCAGAGGTCCTCTCGACGGACGGGACACGAACGCCGCGGGAGCTGGCGGTCGAGCGGATGTACAACATGGGGTCCGCGACCCGCGACGCCGACGTCGCGGTGCACCACCAGAAGGAGGTTGCGGACGCCGGGGTGAAGATCGCCTTCGACATCCCGGCCCCGCGGATCTACCCGATCACCCCGCAGGCCCTCACCACCGCGACCTCGGTCGAGGTGCACGGCAGCCGGACGTCGGGTGAGGTCGAGATCGTCCTGATCGTCAGCGACGGTGAGGTGCTCGTGGGCGTGGGATCCGATCACACCGACCGGGACCTCGAGCGGGTCAGCATCGTCTACAGCAAGCAGACCTGTCCGAACATCCTCGCGCCGACTCTGTGGCGGCTCTCGGAGATCGCTGACCACTGGGATGAGTGCGTCCTGGAGTCCTGGGTCGACGGGAAGCTCTATCAGCAGACCCCGACGGGGACGTTCCTGTCGCCCGAGGACCTGCTGCGCATCCTCGACGAGCGAGCGAACCCGCCGAAGTCCGACTACGTGTTGTTCGCAGGCACGATCGTCGCGCTCGACGGCAAGCTGGACTACGGCCAGGAATGGTCGTTCCGGTTGCACGATCCCGTGCTCGACCGGGAGATCCGGCACACCTACCGCCTCGAGTTCCTGATGGACGAGATGGCGGACGGCTTCCGGGTGCCGCTGACGGTCGAGGCCGGGTGA
- a CDS encoding maleate cis-trans isomerase family protein, with product MYGSRARIGLIVPSTNSVVEPELQGHAPEGVAFYATRVPVAEVATEAEKVDSLLAMHGRLPAAAAELGSLGPAAVAYACTSGSFLGGRDVDAETCASLSEASGVPSYTTSTAVTAALRALGARRLAVVTPYVAPVAAGAVTYLEQTGFEVVARADLELLSNLEKGRLPVSAAEELARSVDVAGADAIMISCTNWRTLDRLADLEHHTGLPVVSSNLATLWAGLRLAGVDAGGPAVRLMQLPGDALRARLGAA from the coding sequence GTGTACGGGAGTCGGGCACGCATCGGACTGATCGTCCCGTCCACCAACTCGGTGGTCGAACCGGAGCTCCAGGGCCATGCCCCGGAAGGGGTCGCGTTCTACGCGACCCGGGTCCCGGTCGCGGAGGTCGCGACCGAGGCCGAGAAGGTCGACAGTCTGCTGGCGATGCATGGCCGGCTCCCAGCTGCCGCGGCGGAGCTGGGTTCGCTCGGCCCTGCCGCGGTGGCCTACGCCTGTACGTCGGGGAGTTTCCTCGGCGGGCGCGACGTCGACGCCGAGACCTGTGCGTCGTTGAGCGAGGCGAGCGGCGTCCCGTCCTACACCACGTCGACGGCGGTCACGGCGGCCCTGCGCGCCCTCGGGGCGCGCCGGCTCGCGGTGGTGACGCCGTACGTCGCTCCGGTGGCAGCGGGCGCGGTGACCTATCTGGAACAGACCGGGTTCGAGGTGGTCGCTCGCGCCGACCTCGAGTTGCTGAGCAACCTGGAGAAGGGGCGTCTGCCCGTCTCCGCCGCGGAGGAGTTGGCCCGCTCGGTCGACGTGGCGGGAGCCGACGCGATCATGATCAGCTGCACGAACTGGCGAACGCTCGACCGGTTGGCCGACCTCGAGCACCACACCGGTCTCCCCGTCGTCTCCAGCAACCTCGCCACGCTGTGGGCGGGGCTGCGGCTGGCCGGTGTCGACGCTGGCGGGCCGGCCGTGCGCCTGATGCAACTCCCCGGCGACGCGCTCCGCGCTCGCCTCGGTGCGGCATGA
- a CDS encoding alpha/beta fold hydrolase encodes MTAAGPPLVERHVVRVGGGGSVHLRAVAMDGDAGGDASAVPPLVLVHQSPLSSRRFTPLLAELGSWTRALAPDTPGYGDSPPLATETTVDDLAATLWAAIDAMAAGPVRILGRATGAVLAAAMTADRPDRVRHLVLHGVPLYTAEEAQSRLRDFAPPYVPDEEGTHLQWIWQRVRGEYPWAPPELVTSFVADYLAAGPDFATAYRAMWRYNLDDALRTIGDANVRTTLLAGGRDRIGFMHERARRRITWADERVLPEATDFVAEQDPVGFSRLLREVFAEEHLSGHER; translated from the coding sequence ATGACCGCCGCCGGTCCGCCCTTGGTCGAGCGCCACGTCGTGCGGGTCGGGGGCGGCGGCTCGGTGCACCTGCGCGCGGTCGCGATGGACGGTGACGCGGGCGGGGACGCATCTGCGGTGCCGCCGTTGGTCCTCGTGCACCAGTCACCGTTGTCGTCGCGTCGTTTCACCCCCCTGCTCGCTGAGCTCGGGTCGTGGACCAGGGCCTTGGCGCCCGACACCCCGGGCTATGGGGACTCGCCGCCGCTGGCGACCGAGACCACCGTCGACGATCTCGCCGCGACCCTGTGGGCCGCCATCGACGCGATGGCGGCCGGCCCGGTCCGGATCCTCGGCCGGGCGACGGGTGCGGTCCTGGCCGCCGCGATGACCGCGGATCGACCGGACCGCGTGCGCCACTTGGTGCTGCACGGGGTGCCGCTCTACACCGCGGAGGAAGCCCAGTCACGGTTGCGGGATTTCGCGCCGCCGTACGTCCCCGACGAGGAGGGGACGCACCTGCAGTGGATCTGGCAACGCGTGCGAGGGGAGTACCCCTGGGCGCCCCCGGAACTGGTCACCTCCTTCGTCGCCGACTACCTGGCGGCCGGACCCGACTTCGCCACCGCCTACCGCGCGATGTGGCGCTACAACCTGGACGACGCGTTGCGCACGATCGGTGATGCGAACGTCCGGACGACCCTGCTCGCGGGCGGGCGCGACCGGATCGGCTTCATGCACGAGCGCGCCCGGCGACGGATCACCTGGGCCGACGAGCGTGTCCTGCCCGAGGCGACGGACTTCGTCGCCGAGCAGGATCCGGTGGGCTTCAGCCGATTGCTGCGCGAGGTGTTCGCCGAAGAGCACCTCAGCGGACACGAGCGTTGA
- a CDS encoding CaiB/BaiF CoA transferase family protein produces MQDGPLTGMRVIDASTILAGPLCCQILGDFGADVIKIEHPTAGDSMRGHGESKDGVPLWWKEISRNKRTIGLSLSDPDGAAAFRALAKTADVIVENFRPGTLERWGLSPETLRADNPSLVILRITGFGQTGPYASRAGFGTLAEAMSGFAHLTGQPDGPPTLPAFGLADSICGIAGSSAVSMALLARERNGGVGQDIDASLLLPIMTAVGPGATYYQQNGTIGQRHGNRSTNNAPRNTYQTADGSWVAISTSAQRIAEKVMELVGHPEVIAEPWFASGHTRAQHADLLDGYVGDWIGQRTRDEVVAEFTAAGAAVAPVYDARDLAEDEHVRETGMLHTVPDEDLGDVLMHDVMWRMSETPGRIRFTGRSLGADTDEVLAEAGLDADQLADLRHRNVIA; encoded by the coding sequence ATGCAGGACGGCCCCCTGACCGGGATGCGCGTCATCGACGCGTCGACGATCCTGGCCGGCCCGTTGTGCTGCCAGATCCTGGGCGACTTCGGCGCCGACGTGATCAAGATCGAGCACCCCACGGCCGGCGACAGCATGCGCGGACACGGTGAGTCCAAGGACGGCGTGCCGCTGTGGTGGAAGGAGATCTCGCGCAACAAGCGGACCATCGGGCTCAGCCTGTCGGACCCCGACGGGGCCGCCGCCTTCCGTGCGCTGGCGAAGACGGCCGACGTGATCGTCGAGAACTTCCGTCCCGGCACCCTCGAGCGGTGGGGTCTGTCTCCGGAGACGCTCCGGGCCGACAATCCAAGTCTGGTGATCCTGCGGATCACGGGCTTCGGACAGACCGGCCCGTACGCGTCGCGTGCCGGGTTCGGCACGCTCGCCGAGGCCATGAGCGGTTTCGCTCACCTCACCGGCCAGCCCGACGGGCCGCCGACCCTGCCTGCGTTCGGCCTCGCCGACAGCATCTGCGGCATCGCCGGCTCCTCGGCGGTCTCGATGGCACTGCTCGCCCGTGAGCGCAACGGCGGCGTCGGCCAGGACATCGACGCCAGCCTGCTGCTGCCGATCATGACGGCCGTCGGCCCGGGTGCGACGTACTACCAGCAGAACGGCACGATCGGGCAGCGTCACGGCAACCGCTCCACCAACAACGCTCCGCGCAACACCTACCAGACCGCCGATGGGTCCTGGGTCGCCATCTCCACGAGTGCCCAGCGGATCGCCGAGAAGGTGATGGAGCTCGTCGGACACCCCGAGGTGATCGCTGAGCCATGGTTCGCCTCCGGGCACACCCGGGCGCAGCACGCCGACCTCCTCGACGGGTACGTCGGCGACTGGATCGGTCAGCGGACCCGCGACGAGGTCGTCGCGGAGTTCACCGCCGCCGGCGCCGCGGTGGCGCCCGTCTATGACGCGCGTGACCTGGCCGAGGACGAGCACGTCCGCGAGACCGGGATGCTGCACACCGTCCCCGACGAGGACCTCGGCGACGTCCTCATGCACGACGTGATGTGGCGGATGTCCGAGACCCCTGGCCGGATCCGCTTCACCGGACGCTCGCTGGGCGCCGACACCGACGAGGTCCTAGCCGAGGCCGGTCTGGACGCCGACCAGTTGGCCGACCTTCGCCATCGCAACGTCATCGCCTGA
- a CDS encoding cyclase family protein: MSPSRAPAPLLAALSDGVEVFDLGRQYAVGMPQSPNHPAYWHALPRRHGDMVRSDGGSAANDIISMGTHVGTHIDALSHVSHDGKLHGGLDAEDALTGGRYEQLGAHTIAPMVCRGVLLDVPAALGTPNGCEAGYEITRADLEATVEKQGTRPEEGDVVLVRSGWGRLFAEGAPYVGGASGVPGVGEDGARWIAEHKVRAAGADTIAFERLAPGAGHAVLPAHRVLLVESGIYIIEAMDLEELAEAGHHEFLFMLSPLALYGATGSPARPLAVVSRG, translated from the coding sequence GTGAGCCCATCCCGCGCACCCGCGCCGCTGTTGGCGGCCCTGAGCGACGGCGTCGAGGTCTTCGACCTCGGACGGCAGTACGCGGTCGGCATGCCGCAGTCGCCTAACCACCCGGCGTACTGGCACGCGCTGCCGCGCCGCCACGGGGACATGGTGCGCAGCGACGGCGGCTCGGCCGCCAACGACATCATCAGCATGGGCACCCACGTCGGAACGCACATCGACGCCCTCTCGCACGTCTCCCACGACGGCAAGCTCCACGGAGGTCTGGACGCCGAGGACGCCCTGACCGGCGGCCGCTACGAGCAGCTCGGCGCGCACACCATCGCGCCGATGGTCTGCCGGGGTGTGCTCCTCGACGTGCCTGCCGCATTGGGTACGCCGAACGGGTGCGAGGCGGGCTACGAGATCACCCGCGCCGACCTCGAGGCGACGGTCGAGAAGCAGGGGACCCGCCCCGAAGAGGGTGACGTCGTGCTCGTCCGCAGCGGATGGGGCCGGCTCTTCGCCGAGGGCGCACCGTACGTGGGTGGTGCCTCCGGCGTCCCGGGCGTCGGCGAGGACGGCGCGCGCTGGATCGCCGAGCACAAGGTACGCGCTGCCGGTGCGGACACCATCGCGTTCGAGCGGCTGGCGCCCGGCGCCGGCCACGCCGTGCTGCCAGCCCACCGCGTGCTGCTGGTGGAGAGCGGCATCTACATCATCGAGGCGATGGACCTCGAGGAGCTGGCCGAGGCCGGGCACCACGAGTTCCTCTTCATGCTGTCGCCGCTCGCGCTCTACGGCGCGACCGGGTCGCCCGCGCGCCCTCTGGCGGTGGTCTCCCGTGGCTGA
- a CDS encoding MmgE/PrpD family protein translates to MTSPEQTLAQQLGEFAATVARDGVPEDVARSVVQRVVDVLGLCVAAHVLPTSKAAIGYAVDAGGAERATAVGVGRRLPAPAAAFVNGVLAHSLDYDDTHLPSVLHPSANVVPAALAAAEDAGASGEDVVRAIAVGLEVAVRLGMAGYDEKLGNSVFFEHGQHATSICGAMGAAVAAAMVQGLDADGVVHSLGLAASRASGILEANRTGGTVKRLHCGWAAEAGVAAAQLVKRGFTGPPSVLEGRFGFFEAWLHGSRIDYDAVSVGLGTEWAVPGIFFKPYPANHFTHAAVDAGIELRERGVRPDDIVRLELGVPAAAQRTIGQPIEVKRAPYTGYQAQFSGPYALVAGLLGGGGLGVALSDYTDALAQDPQRRALMAKVDVVADPECDEIFPHQFPAKVVAELTDGRTEHVAILANRGGPQRPLSDEELAVKFRENASGELAGPVVNDIEVRLRDLRSMTSLDELMSLFVPTSAPRA, encoded by the coding sequence GTGACCTCCCCCGAGCAGACGCTCGCCCAGCAGCTCGGCGAGTTCGCCGCCACCGTCGCGCGTGACGGCGTGCCCGAGGACGTCGCCCGCAGCGTCGTGCAACGGGTCGTCGACGTCCTCGGCCTGTGCGTCGCCGCCCACGTCCTGCCGACCAGCAAGGCCGCGATCGGGTATGCCGTGGACGCGGGGGGTGCCGAGCGCGCGACCGCCGTCGGCGTCGGACGCCGGTTGCCTGCCCCCGCCGCCGCGTTCGTCAACGGTGTCCTCGCCCACTCGCTCGACTACGACGACACCCACCTGCCGTCGGTGCTGCACCCGAGCGCCAACGTCGTGCCCGCCGCGCTCGCCGCGGCCGAGGACGCCGGCGCCTCCGGTGAGGACGTCGTGCGAGCGATCGCCGTCGGCCTCGAGGTCGCGGTCCGGTTGGGCATGGCCGGCTACGACGAGAAGCTCGGCAACTCGGTGTTCTTCGAGCACGGTCAGCACGCCACCTCGATCTGCGGCGCGATGGGTGCCGCGGTCGCGGCCGCGATGGTCCAGGGTCTCGACGCCGATGGCGTCGTGCACTCCCTCGGCCTCGCCGCCTCGCGTGCATCGGGAATCCTCGAGGCCAACCGCACGGGCGGGACGGTCAAGCGTCTGCACTGCGGCTGGGCCGCGGAGGCCGGCGTCGCCGCTGCGCAGCTCGTGAAGCGCGGCTTCACCGGACCGCCGTCCGTGCTCGAGGGTCGGTTCGGGTTCTTCGAGGCCTGGCTGCACGGCTCGCGCATCGACTACGACGCGGTCAGCGTCGGTCTCGGCACCGAGTGGGCCGTCCCCGGCATCTTCTTCAAGCCCTACCCGGCCAACCACTTCACGCACGCGGCGGTCGATGCCGGGATCGAGCTGCGCGAGCGCGGCGTACGCCCCGACGACATCGTGCGCCTGGAGCTCGGCGTACCGGCCGCTGCCCAGCGGACCATCGGCCAGCCGATCGAGGTCAAGCGGGCGCCGTACACCGGCTACCAGGCGCAGTTCAGCGGTCCGTATGCCCTCGTCGCCGGCCTCCTCGGAGGCGGCGGACTGGGGGTCGCGCTCAGCGACTACACCGACGCGCTGGCCCAGGACCCGCAGCGGCGCGCCCTCATGGCGAAGGTAGACGTGGTCGCCGACCCGGAGTGCGACGAGATCTTCCCGCACCAGTTCCCGGCGAAGGTCGTCGCCGAGCTCACCGACGGCCGCACCGAGCACGTCGCGATCCTCGCCAACCGCGGCGGACCGCAGCGTCCGCTCAGCGACGAGGAGCTGGCGGTGAAGTTCCGCGAGAACGCCTCCGGCGAGCTCGCCGGGCCGGTCGTCAATGACATCGAGGTGCGACTGCGCGACCTGCGCTCGATGACGTCGCTCGATGAGCTCATGAGCCTGTTCGTCCCCACCTCGGCACCCCGCGCCTGA